A stretch of the Luteimonas sp. JM171 genome encodes the following:
- the rnd gene encoding ribonuclease D has protein sequence MTDSNPVWVTDPAVLEGHLASAPERVGLDTEFIRERTYWPRLALVQLAIGGEILLLDPLEPGITDALRPLLLDPSITKVMHSAGEDLVAFHHACGAVPTPLFDTQLAAAFAGIGAGMGYQRLVSELLGVDLPKGQTRSDWLRRPLSPAQLEYAADDVVHLAALHGQLAERLQDGERRAWFEEDCARLVAAAGNGEERWPHLSFRASQFLDEDSRVRLLRLLRWREQHARDRDRPRSWILDNELATDLARKPPADPRALQDLLNARPKAPRKLAGQIWTALQTPLADEDQAPPAPAAEADRKVIRQMQDAVAARSAQLGLPDGLLASRRKLEHLLETGEWPDSLAGWRRGQLEPILAPLLPKPLPAAGATV, from the coding sequence ATGACTGATTCAAATCCCGTCTGGGTCACCGATCCCGCGGTGCTCGAAGGGCATCTTGCCAGCGCCCCGGAGCGGGTTGGGCTGGACACCGAGTTCATCCGTGAGCGCACCTATTGGCCCAGGCTGGCACTTGTGCAGCTGGCCATTGGCGGCGAGATCCTGCTGCTCGACCCGCTCGAGCCCGGGATCACCGACGCCCTGCGCCCGCTGCTGCTCGATCCGTCCATCACCAAGGTGATGCACAGTGCAGGCGAGGACCTGGTGGCCTTCCACCACGCCTGCGGCGCGGTGCCGACGCCGCTGTTCGATACCCAGCTCGCGGCGGCCTTCGCCGGCATCGGTGCCGGGATGGGTTACCAGCGCCTGGTGAGCGAACTGCTTGGCGTGGACCTGCCCAAGGGCCAGACCCGCTCGGACTGGCTGCGGCGCCCGCTGAGCCCTGCCCAGCTGGAATATGCCGCGGACGACGTGGTCCACCTCGCCGCCCTCCACGGGCAGCTTGCCGAGCGCCTGCAGGATGGCGAACGCCGGGCATGGTTCGAGGAAGACTGCGCGCGGCTGGTGGCCGCCGCCGGCAACGGCGAGGAGCGCTGGCCGCACCTGTCCTTCCGCGCCAGCCAGTTCCTGGACGAGGACTCGCGGGTGCGGCTGCTGCGCCTGCTGCGCTGGCGCGAGCAGCACGCACGTGACCGCGACCGCCCGCGCAGCTGGATCCTCGACAATGAACTCGCCACCGACCTGGCGCGCAAGCCACCGGCGGACCCCCGGGCCCTCCAGGACCTGCTGAATGCGCGACCAAAGGCCCCCCGCAAGCTGGCCGGCCAGATCTGGACGGCGCTGCAGACTCCGCTGGCCGATGAAGACCAGGCCCCGCCCGCCCCCGCCGCCGAGGCCGACCGCAAGGTGATCCGGCAGATGCAGGACGCGGTGGCCGCGCGCAGCGCCCAGCTCGGCCTACCCGATGGCCTGCTTGCCTCGCGGCGCAAGCTCGAGCACCTGCTGGAAACCGGCGAATGGCCGGACTCGCTGGCGGGCTGGCGGCGCGGCCAGCTGGAACCCATCCTGGCCCCGTTGCTCCCGAAACCCTTGCCGGCAGCCGGCGCGACCGTATAA
- a CDS encoding DUF4190 domain-containing protein, with protein sequence MNVPHRQTSALAVISLVTGILGVFPAPFLASVVAVVTGHLARAEIRRAPERFEGDGMALAGLVLGYLMIAIALAGVALVFLVLGGVAWLGMVL encoded by the coding sequence ATGAACGTCCCGCACCGGCAGACCAGCGCCCTGGCCGTGATCAGCCTGGTCACCGGCATCCTCGGGGTATTCCCCGCGCCGTTCCTGGCCAGCGTGGTGGCGGTGGTGACCGGCCACCTGGCGCGGGCCGAGATCCGGCGCGCGCCGGAGCGCTTCGAGGGCGACGGCATGGCCCTGGCCGGGCTGGTGCTGGGCTACCTGATGATTGCCATCGCGCTGGCTGGCGTGGCGCTGGTGTTTCTGGTGCTGGGCGGCGTGGCCTGGCTGGGCATGGTGCTCTGA
- the murB gene encoding UDP-N-acetylmuramate dehydrogenase, with protein MSSAWQLAERAPLRARNTFGVPAHAGMLVAVRDPASLPALFENAMLRDGPVLVLGGGSNLLFAADPEGVVVTLERQDIRITRDDGDSCTVRADAGVQWHAFVMWTLGHGLAGLENLSLIPGTVGAAPIQNIGAYGVEVGERIDRVEAFDRTTGAIRTLTSGECAFGYRDSRFKQEPDRWIVTAVEFRLSRTPQLRLGYAGIVDELARAGIDSPSPSQVAEAVCRVRQGKLPDPAVLGNAGSFFKNPIVAAELAESLGSQHPGLPVFPGPDAASRKLSAAWLIDACGWKGFRDGDAGVSARHALVLVNHGQASGSQLLALARRIAASVHERFGVALEPEPRIIGERW; from the coding sequence ATGAGCAGCGCCTGGCAACTGGCCGAGCGCGCGCCGCTGCGCGCGCGCAACACGTTCGGCGTGCCGGCGCATGCCGGGATGCTGGTGGCCGTGCGCGACCCCGCGTCGCTGCCCGCCCTGTTTGAAAACGCGATGCTGCGCGACGGCCCGGTGCTTGTCCTTGGCGGAGGCAGCAACCTGCTGTTCGCCGCCGATCCGGAAGGCGTCGTGGTGACGCTGGAGCGGCAGGACATCCGCATCACCCGCGATGACGGCGACAGCTGCACGGTGCGCGCCGACGCGGGCGTCCAATGGCATGCCTTCGTGATGTGGACGCTCGGCCACGGCCTGGCGGGGCTGGAGAACCTGTCACTGATCCCCGGCACCGTTGGCGCGGCGCCGATCCAGAACATCGGCGCCTACGGGGTGGAGGTGGGCGAACGCATCGACAGGGTGGAAGCCTTCGACCGCACCACCGGGGCGATCAGGACGCTGACCTCCGGGGAATGCGCCTTCGGCTACCGCGACAGCCGTTTCAAGCAGGAGCCGGACCGCTGGATCGTCACCGCGGTCGAGTTCCGGCTCTCGCGCACCCCGCAGCTGCGCCTGGGCTACGCCGGTATCGTGGACGAACTGGCACGGGCGGGCATCGACTCCCCGTCCCCCTCGCAGGTGGCCGAAGCCGTGTGCCGGGTGCGCCAAGGAAAGCTCCCCGATCCCGCCGTGCTGGGCAACGCCGGCAGCTTCTTCAAGAACCCGATTGTTGCGGCGGAACTGGCGGAATCGCTGGGCAGCCAGCATCCCGGGCTGCCGGTGTTCCCGGGCCCCGACGCCGCCAGCCGCAAGCTTTCTGCCGCCTGGCTGATCGACGCCTGCGGCTGGAAGGGGTTCCGCGATGGCGATGCAGGCGTGTCCGCGCGGCACGCGCTGGTGCTGGTGAACCACGGCCAGGCCAGCGGCTCCCAGCTGCTGGCGCTGGCCAGGCGCATCGCCGCCAGCGTGCATGAGCGGTTCGGCGTCGCGCTCGAGCCGGAGCCGCGCATCATCGGGGAGCGCTGGTGA
- a CDS encoding quinone-dependent dihydroorotate dehydrogenase, translated as MYPLARALLFRVDAERAHGLGLAALEAAWRSGTLGLTGRSRATFPVEAFGLQFPNPVGLAAGLDKNGAHVDALLALGFGFVEVGTVTPRPQEGNPKPRMFRLPQHQAIINRLGFNNDGVDALVRNVSRAQRRSGLLGINIGKNRDTPNESAHEDYLHCMERVYPLADYLTVNISSPNTAGLRELQEEQALRRLVGTLREAQERLGARHGKRVPMLVKVAPDLSDDDVEAAARVLSELAVDGVIATNTTVSRIAVEDHPLASQSGGLSGAPLMDKSTTVLRMLRTRLPHSIPLVGVGGILSGADAVKKMAAGASLVQCYSGLVYRGPALVGECVEAIRRRKEAPSRGNLPPL; from the coding sequence ATGTACCCGCTGGCGCGTGCGCTGCTGTTCCGCGTGGACGCCGAGCGGGCACACGGGCTGGGCCTGGCGGCCCTGGAGGCGGCATGGCGCTCGGGCACGCTCGGGCTGACCGGCCGCTCGCGGGCCACCTTCCCGGTGGAGGCGTTCGGCCTGCAATTTCCAAACCCGGTGGGCCTGGCCGCAGGCCTGGACAAGAACGGCGCCCATGTCGACGCATTGCTGGCGCTGGGCTTCGGGTTCGTGGAAGTGGGAACGGTCACGCCGCGCCCGCAGGAAGGCAACCCGAAACCACGCATGTTCCGGCTTCCCCAGCACCAGGCCATCATCAACCGGCTCGGATTCAACAATGACGGTGTGGATGCGCTTGTGCGCAACGTTTCCCGTGCCCAACGCCGCAGCGGCCTGCTCGGGATCAACATCGGCAAGAATCGCGACACGCCCAATGAATCCGCCCACGAGGATTACCTGCACTGCATGGAGCGGGTGTACCCGCTGGCCGACTACCTGACGGTCAACATTTCATCCCCGAACACGGCGGGGCTGCGCGAACTGCAGGAAGAGCAGGCGCTGCGCCGCCTGGTGGGCACGCTGCGCGAGGCCCAGGAGCGCCTGGGCGCCCGGCACGGCAAGCGCGTGCCGATGCTGGTGAAGGTGGCGCCGGACCTGTCCGACGACGACGTCGAGGCGGCCGCGCGGGTGCTCTCCGAACTGGCAGTGGATGGCGTGATCGCCACCAACACCACGGTCTCCCGGATCGCTGTGGAGGACCATCCGCTCGCCAGCCAGAGCGGCGGCCTGTCGGGCGCGCCGCTGATGGACAAGTCGACCACCGTGCTGCGCATGCTGCGCACGCGCCTGCCCCACTCCATCCCGCTGGTCGGCGTTGGCGGCATCCTCTCGGGCGCCGATGCGGTCAAGAAGATGGCGGCCGGCGCCAGCCTGGTGCAGTGCTACAGCGGCCTGGTCTACCGCGGGCCGGCGCTGGTGGGCGAATGCGTGGAGGCCATCCGGCGCCGCAAGGAAGCGCCCAGCCGCGGCAACCTGCCGCCCCTGTGA
- a CDS encoding SUMF1/EgtB/PvdO family nonheme iron enzyme, translating into MRNPFLATVMLIALLCAGCGGGGDSDEPVAPAASAQGRVASGSVTISGDDSEAGSLTWTRPEVGTLDEEQAEQAQAQAGEALEEGRLYDDGESAIPLYLALLDRDADDGQAREGLEQARRRLLAMGDEALAEAGHDFVALREARRVAAVARAVWPGNEEVDAYLQRVDLADQLWELNRQAEEQIAAGRLGESGGGALPLLRQALELSPGQPRAMQNLAAVESALIRRAEDAAGADDFDTASQWLDHAAKIRPESATVPDARVRIARQREARIARLRDEGVAALGQFDGIARARAILGDLLRIAEPGDPAAAELRERIDLAVHYGLFRPGQVFTDALDTGGRGPRMVVVPHGAFTMGAPEDEGGSSDQERPQRNIRFDRGFALSMTEVTVGEFRRFVNATGHRTRAERRGFSMAWDERSGNFVRRSRVDWRSDYAGGRANDRLPVVHISAEDAQAYVEWLSAQTGRRYRLPSEAEFEYALRAGTSTPFPWGEGSPPEGSGNFTGARDRSPGGRRWSNAFDGYGDGHWGPAPAGSFTPNAWGVHDLAGNVSEWVADCWHENYRRAPRDASAWVNPGCRMFVIRGGAWASSPEQTRSAWRAPAARDTTNARIGFRVVREL; encoded by the coding sequence GTGCGAAATCCGTTCCTTGCCACTGTCATGCTGATCGCGCTGCTGTGCGCCGGCTGTGGCGGCGGCGGTGACAGCGATGAGCCGGTGGCGCCGGCCGCCAGCGCCCAGGGCCGGGTGGCATCTGGCAGCGTCACCATCAGCGGGGACGACAGCGAGGCCGGTTCGCTGACCTGGACCCGGCCGGAGGTCGGGACGCTGGACGAGGAGCAGGCGGAGCAGGCCCAGGCGCAGGCGGGCGAAGCGCTGGAAGAAGGTCGGCTGTACGACGATGGCGAGTCGGCGATCCCGCTGTACCTGGCACTGCTGGACCGCGATGCCGACGATGGCCAGGCGCGCGAAGGCCTGGAGCAGGCCCGGCGCCGGCTGCTGGCGATGGGCGACGAGGCGCTGGCCGAGGCCGGGCATGATTTCGTGGCCCTTCGCGAAGCCCGCCGGGTTGCCGCCGTGGCGCGTGCGGTCTGGCCCGGGAATGAAGAGGTGGATGCCTACCTCCAGCGGGTGGATCTGGCGGACCAGCTGTGGGAGCTCAACCGCCAGGCGGAGGAGCAGATTGCCGCCGGCAGGCTTGGCGAATCGGGGGGCGGCGCGCTGCCGCTCCTGCGCCAGGCGCTGGAACTCAGCCCCGGGCAGCCGCGGGCGATGCAAAACCTGGCGGCAGTGGAAAGCGCGCTGATCCGGCGCGCGGAGGATGCGGCCGGCGCCGACGACTTCGACACCGCCTCCCAGTGGCTCGATCATGCGGCGAAGATCCGGCCGGAAAGCGCGACCGTCCCTGACGCGCGCGTCCGCATTGCCCGGCAGCGGGAGGCGCGCATCGCCCGGCTTCGCGACGAGGGCGTGGCGGCGCTGGGCCAGTTTGACGGGATCGCCCGCGCCCGGGCCATCCTCGGCGACCTGCTGCGGATCGCCGAGCCGGGCGACCCGGCCGCGGCCGAACTGCGCGAGCGCATCGACCTGGCCGTGCACTACGGCCTGTTCCGTCCCGGCCAGGTGTTCACCGACGCCCTGGACACCGGTGGCCGGGGGCCGCGCATGGTGGTGGTGCCGCACGGCGCGTTCACGATGGGCGCGCCGGAGGACGAGGGCGGCTCCAGCGACCAGGAGCGGCCGCAGCGCAATATCCGTTTCGATCGCGGCTTCGCACTGTCGATGACCGAGGTCACCGTTGGCGAGTTCCGGCGCTTCGTCAACGCCACCGGCCACCGGACCCGGGCCGAACGGCGCGGCTTTTCCATGGCGTGGGACGAGCGCAGCGGGAACTTCGTGCGCCGCAGCCGCGTGGATTGGCGCTCCGATTACGCCGGGGGGCGGGCCAATGACCGCCTGCCGGTGGTCCACATCAGTGCAGAGGACGCCCAGGCCTACGTGGAATGGCTGTCGGCGCAGACCGGACGGCGCTATCGGCTGCCCAGCGAGGCCGAGTTCGAGTACGCGCTGCGGGCTGGCACGTCCACCCCGTTCCCGTGGGGAGAGGGCAGCCCGCCCGAGGGCTCCGGCAACTTCACCGGCGCCCGCGACCGGTCGCCGGGAGGGCGCCGCTGGAGCAACGCGTTCGACGGCTACGGCGACGGCCACTGGGGGCCGGCCCCTGCGGGCAGCTTCACGCCCAATGCATGGGGGGTGCATGATCTTGCGGGGAACGTGAGCGAGTGGGTGGCGGATTGCTGGCATGAGAACTATCGCAGGGCCCCGCGGGATGCCTCCGCCTGGGTCAACCCGGGTTGCCGGATGTTCGTCATCCGCGGCGGGGCCTGGGCCAGTTCACCCGAGCAGACCCGCTCGGCCTGGCGGGCGCCAGCCGCGCGCGACACCACCAATGCGCGCATCGGGTTCCGGGTGGTTCGTGAACTCTGA
- a CDS encoding DMT family transporter, translating to MRAALLMLLSTVLFALMVLAIRLASEQVHSFEVAFFRSLFGMLAALPLLRMHGFGLLRTSHLPRYMVRCVLGTLAMLCGFWAIANLPLAHAVSLSYSSPLFVTIAAALWLGEQVRARRWSAVVAGFIGVLVIVRPGTDGFSWGSMVAVTGAVISAMVAIQIKQLTRLEPADRIVIWTTILWVPMSLPAALLVWEWPQGITWLWLVAAGVLGTAGHMFWTRALNLGDVSALSPISFLQLPIVAVLGWVLFAEVLDGWTIAGAAIILAANGYIAHREATIARRKRRPVTGATPAANKPPE from the coding sequence GTGCGCGCGGCGCTGCTGATGCTGCTGAGCACCGTGCTGTTCGCGCTCATGGTGCTCGCGATCCGGCTGGCCTCCGAACAGGTGCACTCTTTCGAGGTCGCCTTCTTCCGCTCCCTGTTCGGCATGCTCGCGGCACTGCCGCTGCTGCGCATGCACGGCTTCGGCCTGCTGCGCACCAGCCACCTTCCGCGCTACATGGTCCGCTGCGTGCTTGGCACGCTGGCGATGCTGTGCGGCTTCTGGGCAATCGCCAACCTGCCGCTGGCCCACGCCGTGTCACTGTCCTACTCCTCGCCGCTGTTCGTCACCATCGCCGCGGCGCTGTGGCTGGGTGAGCAGGTGCGGGCCCGGCGCTGGAGCGCCGTGGTCGCCGGCTTCATCGGTGTCCTGGTGATCGTGCGCCCGGGCACCGACGGATTCAGCTGGGGCAGCATGGTGGCGGTGACCGGCGCGGTGATCAGCGCCATGGTGGCGATCCAGATCAAGCAGCTCACGCGGCTCGAGCCTGCCGACCGCATCGTGATCTGGACCACCATCCTGTGGGTGCCGATGTCGCTCCCCGCCGCCCTGCTGGTGTGGGAATGGCCGCAGGGCATCACCTGGCTGTGGCTGGTGGCGGCCGGCGTACTGGGCACGGCCGGGCACATGTTCTGGACCCGGGCCCTCAACCTGGGCGACGTCAGCGCGCTCTCGCCGATCAGTTTCCTCCAGCTGCCCATCGTGGCGGTGCTGGGCTGGGTGCTGTTCGCCGAAGTGCTGGACGGCTGGACCATCGCCGGCGCGGCGATCATCCTCGCCGCCAACGGCTACATCGCCCATCGCGAGGCAACGATCGCCCGGCGCAAGCGGCGCCCGGTCACCGGAGCCACGCCTGCGGCGAACAAGCCGCCGGAATAA
- a CDS encoding aldehyde dehydrogenase family protein produces the protein MPHPILSALGLGDNESGTYLGNGEWSSATGAGVLEPMNPSTGDVLCKVQATTEEDYETVIARAQEAFKAWRETPAPRRGEAVRLCANALREHKDALGSLVALEMGKSKPEGDGEVQEMIDIGDFAVGLSRQLYGLTMHSERPGHRMYEQWHPLGIVGIISAFNFPVAVWAWNALVAAACGNICVWKPSAKTPLSAIASIKICNEALKKGGFPDIFFLINDAGTDLAEKFVDDRRVNLVSFTGSTKVGRHVGQRVAARLGRSLLELGGNNAMIVDQTADLKLAIPAIVFGAVGTAGQRCTTTRRVFIHESIYDDVLEKLVTAYKQVEKKIGDPIDPANLMGPLNSAEGVQAYLDAIEKAKAAGGTVATGGEKLDRKGNFVLPTIITGLTNDAEIVQTETFAPILYVMKFSNLEDAIAMQNDVPQGLSSAIFTESLKASEKFLSAAGSDCGIANVNIGTSGAEIGGAFGGEKDTGGGRESGSDAWRAYMRRQTNTINWSDDLPLAQGIKFDL, from the coding sequence ATGCCCCATCCCATCCTCTCCGCCCTCGGCCTGGGCGACAACGAATCCGGCACCTACCTGGGCAACGGCGAGTGGTCCAGCGCCACCGGCGCCGGCGTCCTCGAGCCGATGAACCCGAGCACGGGCGACGTCCTCTGCAAGGTGCAGGCCACCACCGAGGAGGATTACGAGACGGTCATCGCCCGCGCCCAGGAAGCCTTCAAGGCCTGGCGCGAGACGCCCGCCCCGCGCCGCGGCGAAGCGGTGCGCCTGTGCGCCAACGCCCTGCGCGAGCACAAAGACGCGCTGGGCTCGCTGGTGGCCCTGGAAATGGGCAAGTCCAAGCCCGAGGGCGACGGCGAAGTGCAGGAGATGATCGACATCGGCGACTTCGCCGTCGGTCTGTCGCGCCAGCTGTACGGCCTGACCATGCATTCCGAGCGCCCCGGCCACCGCATGTACGAGCAGTGGCACCCGCTGGGCATCGTCGGGATCATCTCGGCCTTCAACTTCCCCGTGGCGGTCTGGGCCTGGAACGCGCTGGTGGCCGCCGCCTGCGGCAACATCTGCGTGTGGAAGCCTTCGGCCAAGACCCCGCTGTCGGCGATCGCCTCGATCAAGATCTGCAACGAGGCGCTGAAGAAGGGCGGCTTCCCCGACATCTTCTTCCTCATCAACGACGCCGGCACTGACCTGGCGGAGAAGTTCGTCGACGATCGCCGGGTGAACCTTGTCAGCTTCACCGGCTCCACCAAGGTCGGCCGCCACGTCGGCCAGCGCGTCGCCGCCCGCCTGGGCCGCTCGCTGCTGGAGCTGGGTGGCAACAACGCCATGATCGTGGACCAGACCGCCGACCTGAAGCTGGCGATCCCGGCGATCGTGTTCGGCGCCGTCGGCACCGCCGGCCAGCGCTGCACCACCACCCGCCGCGTGTTCATCCACGAGTCGATCTACGACGACGTGCTCGAGAAGCTGGTGACGGCCTACAAGCAGGTGGAGAAGAAGATCGGCGATCCGATCGACCCGGCCAACCTGATGGGTCCGCTCAACAGCGCCGAGGGCGTGCAGGCGTACCTGGATGCGATCGAGAAGGCGAAGGCGGCCGGCGGCACCGTGGCCACCGGCGGCGAGAAGCTGGACCGCAAGGGCAACTTCGTGCTGCCGACCATCATCACCGGCCTGACCAACGACGCCGAGATCGTGCAGACGGAGACCTTCGCCCCGATCCTGTACGTGATGAAGTTCAGCAACCTCGAGGACGCCATCGCGATGCAGAACGATGTGCCGCAGGGACTGTCCTCGGCGATCTTCACCGAGAGCCTGAAGGCTTCGGAGAAGTTCCTGTCGGCGGCCGGCTCTGACTGCGGCATCGCCAACGTCAATATCGGCACCTCCGGCGCCGAGATCGGCGGCGCGTTCGGCGGCGAGAAGGACACCGGCGGCGGCCGCGAATCCGGCTCGGACGCCTGGCGCGCGTACATGCGCCGGCAGACCAACACCATCAACTGGTCCGACGACCTGCCGCTCGCCCAGGGCATCAAGTTCGACCTGTAA